One window from the genome of Methylomarinovum caldicuralii encodes:
- a CDS encoding ABC transporter permease, producing MNRRLPALIRKEFIQVVRDPSSIAIAFVLPVILLLLFGYGVSLDAKRVPLALIAERPSPETQSLFSGFYRSGYFVPVPMADMAGAERLLVEGDIKGIVYLQSDFLRRLKTGGAPIQLIVNGIDANTARLVQGYVTGVWLQWLQRRALEERLPPAPAIDLQQRIWYNPEVESRNFLVPGLIAVIMTLIGALLTSMVIAREWERGTMEALMSTPVTMGEILLGKIGTYFLLGTGGLLLAVAMAVWLFQVPLRGSFWLLWLGSSLFLLVALGMGLLISTVAKNQFVAGQIAIITAFLPAFILSGLIFEIGSMPTAIQWLTWLIPARYYVAILQTVFLAGDIWPVLWPNLAALVLMAAFFLGRTRQLSRKRLE from the coding sequence ATGAACCGCCGTCTCCCCGCCCTCATCCGCAAGGAATTCATCCAGGTGGTGCGCGATCCGTCCAGCATCGCCATCGCCTTCGTGCTGCCGGTGATCCTGCTGCTGCTGTTCGGCTACGGGGTTTCCCTCGACGCCAAACGGGTGCCGCTGGCGCTCATCGCCGAGCGCCCCAGCCCCGAAACCCAAAGCCTCTTCAGCGGCTTTTACCGCTCCGGGTATTTCGTGCCGGTGCCGATGGCGGACATGGCCGGCGCCGAGCGGCTGCTGGTCGAGGGGGACATCAAAGGCATCGTCTATCTGCAGAGCGACTTTCTGCGCCGGCTGAAGACGGGCGGCGCCCCGATCCAGCTCATCGTCAACGGTATCGACGCCAACACCGCCCGCCTGGTGCAGGGCTACGTCACCGGGGTGTGGCTGCAGTGGCTCCAGCGCCGGGCCCTGGAAGAACGCCTGCCCCCGGCGCCGGCGATCGACCTGCAGCAGCGCATCTGGTACAACCCCGAGGTGGAAAGCCGCAATTTCCTCGTTCCCGGCCTGATCGCGGTCATCATGACCCTGATCGGCGCCCTGCTCACCTCCATGGTCATCGCCCGGGAATGGGAACGGGGCACCATGGAGGCGCTGATGTCCACGCCGGTCACCATGGGGGAGATCCTCCTGGGCAAGATCGGGACTTATTTCCTTCTCGGCACCGGCGGGCTGCTGCTGGCGGTGGCGATGGCGGTGTGGCTGTTCCAGGTGCCGCTGCGCGGCTCGTTCTGGCTTCTGTGGCTGGGCTCGTCGCTGTTTCTGCTGGTGGCCCTGGGGATGGGACTGCTGATTTCCACCGTGGCCAAAAACCAGTTCGTCGCCGGCCAGATCGCCATCATCACCGCCTTCCTGCCGGCGTTCATCCTCTCCGGCCTCATCTTCGAGATCGGCAGCATGCCGACGGCGATCCAGTGGCTCACCTGGCTGATTCCGGCCCGCTACTATGTCGCCATCCTGCAGACGGTGTTTTTGGCCGGGGACATCTGGCCGGTGCTCTGGCCCAATCTGGCGGCCCTGGTGCTGATGGCGGCCTTCTTTCTGGGCCGGACCCGGCAATTGTCGCGCAAACGTCTGGAGTGA
- the gcvH gene encoding glycine cleavage system protein GcvH: protein MSRIPEELRYSPTHQWARREADGTVTVGITDHAQAELGDIVYVELPKAGAQVKAGQPCMVIESVKAASDVHAPVSGEIVAVNEAVAEHPERLNEDPYSAWLFRVRPSDPAEWDRLLDAEAYRRLLGEG from the coding sequence ATGAGCCGCATTCCCGAGGAGCTGCGCTATTCACCGACCCATCAGTGGGCCCGCCGCGAGGCCGACGGCACCGTCACCGTGGGTATCACCGACCACGCCCAGGCAGAGCTGGGGGACATCGTCTATGTGGAGCTGCCCAAAGCAGGTGCCCAAGTGAAGGCCGGCCAGCCGTGCATGGTGATCGAATCGGTCAAGGCCGCTTCCGACGTGCATGCCCCGGTTTCCGGCGAGATCGTGGCGGTCAATGAAGCGGTGGCCGAGCACCCGGAGCGGCTCAACGAGGATCCCTACTCGGCCTGGCTGTTCCGCGTCCGGCCTTCCGATCCGGCCGAGTGGGACAGGTTGCTCGATGCCGAGGCTTACCGTCGCCTGCTCGGGGAGGGCTGA
- the nfi gene encoding deoxyribonuclease V (cleaves DNA at apurinic or apyrimidinic sites) has product MRLRLHHAHPWDVTPREAIAIQQRLRRFVRLEDDLPEPVETVAGIDVGFKNENRITRAAVAVLDFPSLQLLAHSSAETPTAFPYIPGLLSFREIPAVLRALEKLPRLPELLLCDGQGIAHPRRFGIASHLGVLLDHPTIGVGKTRLIGSHGPVPDEKGAWVPLEDNGEIIGAVVRTRKGVKPLYISPGHRLSIESAVRWVLACTTRYKLPETTRWAHRLASVVQEI; this is encoded by the coding sequence GTGAGGCTTAGACTGCATCACGCCCATCCCTGGGACGTGACGCCCCGGGAAGCCATCGCCATCCAGCAGCGGCTGCGTCGTTTCGTCCGGCTGGAGGACGATCTCCCAGAGCCGGTGGAGACCGTCGCCGGCATCGATGTGGGATTCAAGAACGAAAACCGAATCACGCGCGCGGCGGTGGCGGTGCTGGACTTTCCGTCGTTGCAGTTACTCGCCCACAGCAGCGCCGAGACGCCCACGGCGTTTCCCTACATTCCCGGCCTGCTGTCCTTCCGGGAGATCCCCGCGGTGCTCCGGGCCCTGGAAAAGCTGCCACGTCTTCCGGAATTGCTGCTGTGCGACGGTCAGGGCATCGCCCACCCCCGCCGTTTCGGCATTGCCAGCCATTTGGGGGTGTTGCTGGATCATCCCACTATCGGCGTCGGCAAGACCCGGTTGATCGGCAGTCACGGCCCCGTGCCCGACGAGAAGGGCGCCTGGGTGCCGCTGGAGGACAACGGCGAGATCATCGGCGCCGTGGTCCGTACCCGCAAGGGGGTCAAGCCGCTCTACATCTCCCCGGGTCATCGGCTTTCCATCGAATCGGCGGTGCGCTGGGTGCTGGCCTGCACGACCCGCTACAAACTGCCGGAAACCACCCGTTGGGCCCATCGCCTGGCTTCCGTGGTTCAGGAAATTTGA
- a CDS encoding efflux RND transporter permease subunit, with protein MLARLIDAAIRLRGPILGLCLLLLAYGGWRLSQAGLDIFPEFAPRQVVIQTEAPGLTATQVEQRLTQLLENALGGLAGLRQLRSESIAGLSVITAVFEDDVDLYRARQQVSERLATIAARLPAGIQPPQVVPLSSSSATVLTLGLTGADRLTLRDFVDWTLVPRLLAVPGVADVNVFGGGRRQLQIQLDPERLARHGLGLNRVLDRLHRQLQREGLGFVTTPNQRLVLTLPLDRELEARLRHLPVSPPLTLEQLATLTWGEAPPISAAQVNGERGLVLTVIGQYGANTLTVSRRVEQVLADFQPLLAKQGITLHPHLFRPADYIERSFRSLDAHLLAGAVLVMVVLYAFLADWRSALICTLAIPLSLLSAALVLVEAGVNLNIMVLGGLTIALGEVVDDAIIDTENLFRRLRLNAQAAVPRPIHQVVLESALEVRGSVVYATFIVALVFVPLLTLGGVAGRLFAPLGVAYILAILASLAVALTVTPALGYLLLGQRRQPRQAPVSAWLQRHYRRLLRAVLARPRPVLAIAALLCLGVLASLPGLGGRFLPELREGHFIVHTASLPGTSLEASLQLGRRLTEAFLAIPGVVSVSQWAGRAERGADTYGSHYSEYEVHLQPLSGPAQRAVLERLEAVLERFPGIAYEANTFLTERVDETLSGYTAPVVVNLYGPRLAVLDRLAAEVAAQMAQIPGAREIRIRAQTALPQLEIDPDPEALALFGLSPADLVTALQSFQGVTVGETFAGNRAFPVTAILPPMWRHDPTALARLPLNAADGRLVRLGDVARIRQVEGRYNLIHRSAQRLQVVTANPAGDLDAFFTELRRRVLTEIDFPPGYATEFTGAAVQQHQARQALLVHALAAGVGVLLLIQVALGSWRHTLLTLANLPFALVGGVLAAWLSGGIISVGSMVGFVTLFGITVRNAIMLIAHYRRLVTVEKRPWNAATALDGATDRLPAVLMTALVTALAMLPVAWGSDNPGREIMGPMAAIIIGGLLSSTALTLLLLPPLLLRYGRFNAC; from the coding sequence ATGCTGGCCCGCCTGATCGATGCCGCCATCCGGCTGCGCGGCCCCATCCTCGGCCTGTGTCTGCTGCTTTTGGCTTACGGCGGCTGGCGTCTGTCCCAGGCCGGGCTCGACATCTTCCCGGAATTCGCCCCCAGGCAGGTGGTGATCCAGACCGAAGCCCCGGGGCTGACCGCCACCCAGGTGGAGCAGCGCCTGACCCAGCTGCTGGAAAACGCCCTTGGCGGGCTGGCCGGCCTGCGTCAGCTGCGCTCCGAATCCATCGCCGGCCTGTCGGTGATCACCGCCGTGTTCGAGGACGACGTCGATCTCTACCGTGCCCGCCAGCAGGTGAGCGAACGCCTCGCCACGATCGCCGCCCGCCTGCCTGCCGGCATCCAGCCGCCCCAGGTGGTGCCCCTGTCTTCGTCCTCGGCCACGGTGCTGACCCTGGGCCTGACCGGCGCCGACCGCCTGACGCTGCGCGATTTCGTGGACTGGACCCTGGTGCCCCGCCTGCTGGCGGTGCCCGGGGTGGCCGACGTCAACGTCTTCGGCGGCGGCCGCCGCCAGCTGCAGATCCAGCTCGATCCCGAACGCCTGGCCCGCCACGGCCTCGGCCTCAACCGGGTGCTGGACCGCCTCCACCGGCAACTGCAGCGCGAAGGGCTGGGCTTCGTCACCACCCCCAACCAGCGTCTGGTCCTCACCCTGCCCCTGGACCGGGAGCTCGAAGCCCGGCTGCGCCACCTGCCCGTCTCCCCGCCTTTGACCCTGGAACAGCTGGCCACCCTCACCTGGGGCGAGGCCCCGCCCATCAGCGCCGCCCAGGTCAACGGCGAGCGGGGTCTGGTGTTGACGGTCATCGGCCAATACGGCGCCAACACTCTGACCGTGTCCCGCCGGGTGGAACAGGTGCTGGCGGATTTTCAGCCCCTGCTGGCGAAACAGGGCATCACCCTCCACCCCCATCTGTTCCGTCCCGCCGACTACATCGAGCGCTCCTTCCGCAGCCTCGATGCCCACCTGCTCGCCGGCGCGGTGCTGGTGATGGTGGTGCTCTACGCCTTCCTGGCCGACTGGCGCAGCGCCCTGATCTGCACCCTGGCCATCCCCTTGAGCCTGCTGAGTGCCGCCCTGGTGCTGGTGGAGGCCGGCGTCAACCTCAACATCATGGTCCTCGGCGGGCTCACCATCGCCCTGGGGGAAGTGGTGGACGACGCCATCATCGACACCGAAAACCTGTTCCGCCGCCTGCGTCTGAATGCCCAGGCCGCTGTGCCCAGGCCCATTCACCAGGTAGTGCTGGAATCGGCCTTGGAAGTGCGCGGCTCGGTGGTCTACGCCACTTTCATCGTCGCCTTGGTGTTCGTGCCGCTGCTGACCCTGGGCGGCGTGGCCGGCCGCCTGTTCGCTCCCCTGGGGGTGGCTTACATCCTCGCCATCCTCGCCTCCCTGGCGGTGGCCCTGACCGTCACCCCCGCTCTGGGTTACCTGCTGCTCGGGCAGCGCCGCCAGCCCCGGCAGGCGCCGGTAAGCGCCTGGCTGCAGCGGCATTACCGCCGCCTGCTGCGCGCCGTCCTCGCCCGTCCGCGCCCGGTTCTGGCCATCGCTGCGCTGCTGTGTCTGGGGGTGCTCGCCAGCCTGCCGGGGCTGGGCGGGCGTTTTCTGCCGGAACTGCGCGAGGGCCATTTCATCGTCCACACCGCCAGCCTGCCGGGCACCTCCCTGGAAGCCTCGCTGCAGCTGGGCCGGCGCCTGACCGAAGCGTTCCTGGCCATTCCCGGGGTGGTGTCGGTGTCCCAGTGGGCCGGACGGGCCGAACGCGGCGCCGACACCTACGGCAGTCATTACAGCGAATACGAGGTCCATCTCCAGCCGCTGTCAGGACCGGCGCAACGGGCGGTGCTGGAACGGCTGGAGGCGGTGCTGGAACGCTTCCCCGGCATCGCCTACGAGGCCAACACCTTCCTTACCGAACGGGTGGATGAGACCCTGTCCGGCTATACCGCCCCGGTGGTGGTCAACCTCTACGGCCCCAGACTGGCGGTGCTCGACCGCCTCGCCGCCGAAGTGGCGGCGCAGATGGCGCAAATCCCCGGCGCCCGCGAGATCCGCATCCGCGCCCAGACCGCCCTGCCCCAGCTGGAGATCGATCCGGACCCGGAAGCGCTGGCGCTCTTCGGCCTCTCCCCCGCCGATCTGGTGACGGCGCTGCAGAGCTTCCAGGGGGTGACCGTCGGGGAAACCTTCGCCGGCAACCGCGCCTTCCCCGTCACCGCCATCCTGCCGCCGATGTGGCGCCACGATCCCACCGCTCTGGCGCGGCTGCCCCTCAACGCTGCCGACGGCCGTCTGGTCCGCTTGGGAGACGTAGCCCGCATCCGCCAGGTGGAGGGACGCTACAACCTGATCCATCGCAGCGCCCAGCGCCTGCAGGTGGTGACCGCCAATCCGGCAGGCGATCTGGATGCCTTTTTCACCGAGCTGCGGCGGCGGGTGCTGACGGAAATCGACTTCCCCCCCGGCTACGCCACGGAATTCACCGGCGCGGCGGTCCAGCAGCACCAGGCCCGTCAGGCGCTCCTGGTCCACGCCCTGGCCGCCGGCGTCGGCGTGCTGCTGCTGATCCAGGTGGCGCTGGGTTCCTGGCGCCATACCCTTCTGACTCTTGCCAATCTGCCTTTCGCCCTGGTGGGCGGAGTGCTGGCGGCCTGGCTGAGCGGCGGTATCATCTCGGTCGGCTCGATGGTGGGTTTCGTGACCCTGTTCGGCATCACCGTGCGCAACGCCATCATGCTCATCGCCCATTACCGCCGCCTGGTGACGGTGGAAAAGCGCCCCTGGAACGCCGCCACCGCCCTCGACGGTGCCACCGACCGTCTGCCGGCGGTGCTGATGACCGCCCTGGTCACCGCCCTGGCGATGCTGCCGGTGGCCTGGGGCAGCGACAACCCGGGGCGGGAGATCATGGGCCCGATGGCGGCCATCATCATCGGCGGCCTGCTCTCCTCCACCGCCCTGACCCTGCTGCTGCTGCCGCCGCTGCTGCTGCGTTACGGGCGTTTCAACGCCTGCTGA
- a CDS encoding diacylglycerol kinase — protein sequence MGQPGLKGIPRLIAAFGNSVAGMKVCWRKEEAFRQEVIVSLLALPLGLWLGETAVERVLLIASVWQIAIFETLNSAVEAVVDRIGTEFHPLSGYAKDIASASVLLAIFLALLVWGLIGYDRFFQG from the coding sequence ATGGGCCAGCCGGGACTGAAAGGCATTCCCCGCCTGATCGCCGCCTTTGGCAATTCGGTGGCGGGGATGAAGGTGTGCTGGCGCAAGGAAGAGGCCTTCCGGCAGGAGGTCATCGTCTCCCTGCTGGCGCTGCCGTTGGGATTATGGCTGGGGGAGACGGCGGTGGAGCGGGTGCTGCTGATCGCCAGCGTCTGGCAGATCGCCATCTTCGAAACCCTCAATTCGGCGGTGGAGGCGGTGGTGGACCGCATCGGCACCGAATTCCACCCCCTGTCCGGCTACGCCAAGGACATCGCTTCGGCCAGCGTGCTGCTGGCCATTTTTCTCGCCCTGCTGGTGTGGGGTTTGATCGGATACGACCGTTTTTTCCAAGGGTAA
- a CDS encoding ATP-binding cassette domain-containing protein translates to MATRPPEPALRIEAVRKTFPPDVTALDGFGATVRAGAVTGLIGPDGAGKTTLMRLIAGLLAPDGGRIVVIGTDVVTDAARVQVQLGYMPQRFGLYEDLTVQENLDLYADLHSVPLPERPQRYAQLLHMTGLSPFTARLAGRLSGGMKQKLGLACVLVGRPRLLLLDEPTVGVDPVSRRELWQILYTQVREQGLTVLLSTAYLDEAERCQEVILLHRGRKLGQAPPRHFIEPMRGRVYRARTPNLSKRRLQQQLLQRPEIADAVIQGDWVRLVTRTPQPPRLDDLHTTVEAVAPRLEDAFIVRLLEAGERITVSEVTLSRQLKTGKREAVIRVRNLKRRFGDFYAVKGISFEVYRGEVFGLLGANGAGKTTTFRMLCGLLPVSEGEARVAGFDMRHAPARARARFGYMAQKFSLYGQLSVGENLSFFAGAYGLGSRCKRERIDWALETFELVPWRRQRAIDLPLGYKQRLAMACTLLHEPDILFLDEPTSGVAPLARREFWLRINTLAEQGVTVLVTTHFMEEAEYCDRLVIMQAGEILASGSPEVIRRQTDAATLEEAFIQLIEHHP, encoded by the coding sequence ATGGCGACCCGCCCGCCTGAGCCGGCCCTCCGGATCGAGGCGGTCCGCAAGACCTTTCCCCCGGACGTCACCGCCCTCGACGGTTTCGGCGCCACCGTCCGGGCCGGCGCCGTCACCGGCCTGATCGGTCCCGACGGTGCCGGCAAGACCACCCTGATGCGGCTGATCGCCGGCCTGCTGGCGCCCGACGGGGGGCGGATCGTGGTGATCGGCACCGACGTGGTGACCGATGCCGCCCGGGTCCAGGTCCAGCTCGGCTACATGCCCCAGCGTTTCGGCCTCTACGAGGACCTGACGGTGCAGGAAAACCTGGATCTGTACGCCGACCTCCACAGCGTTCCCCTGCCGGAACGCCCGCAGCGCTACGCCCAACTGCTGCACATGACCGGGCTGTCCCCATTCACCGCCCGGCTGGCGGGACGGCTTTCCGGCGGCATGAAGCAGAAGCTGGGGCTGGCCTGCGTGCTGGTGGGCCGCCCCCGGCTGCTGCTGCTGGACGAACCCACCGTCGGCGTCGATCCGGTCTCCCGCCGTGAACTGTGGCAGATTCTCTATACCCAGGTGCGCGAGCAGGGACTGACGGTGCTCCTCTCGACCGCCTATCTGGACGAGGCCGAACGCTGCCAGGAAGTCATCCTGCTCCACCGCGGCCGCAAGCTGGGACAGGCCCCGCCGCGCCATTTCATCGAACCGATGCGGGGACGGGTCTATCGGGCCCGCACCCCCAACCTGTCCAAACGCCGCCTGCAACAACAGCTGCTGCAGCGGCCGGAGATCGCCGACGCCGTCATCCAGGGGGACTGGGTGCGGCTGGTAACCCGAACGCCGCAGCCGCCCCGGCTGGACGATCTTCACACCACCGTCGAGGCCGTCGCCCCCAGGCTGGAGGACGCCTTCATCGTCCGTCTGCTCGAAGCCGGAGAACGGATCACGGTCAGCGAGGTGACCCTGTCGCGGCAGCTGAAGACGGGAAAGCGCGAGGCGGTCATCCGCGTCCGCAATCTCAAACGCCGCTTTGGCGATTTCTATGCCGTCAAGGGCATCTCCTTCGAGGTTTACCGCGGCGAGGTATTCGGCCTTCTGGGGGCCAACGGCGCCGGCAAGACCACCACCTTCCGCATGCTGTGCGGCCTTTTGCCGGTGAGCGAGGGGGAGGCCAGGGTGGCGGGATTCGACATGCGCCACGCCCCAGCCCGGGCCCGCGCCCGCTTCGGCTACATGGCGCAGAAATTCTCCCTCTACGGCCAGCTGAGCGTGGGGGAAAACCTCAGCTTCTTCGCCGGCGCCTACGGTCTGGGCAGTCGCTGCAAACGCGAGCGCATCGACTGGGCCCTTGAAACTTTCGAACTGGTCCCGTGGCGCCGCCAGCGCGCCATCGACCTGCCCCTGGGCTACAAGCAGCGCCTGGCCATGGCCTGCACCCTGCTGCACGAACCGGACATCCTGTTTCTCGACGAACCCACGTCCGGGGTCGCCCCCCTGGCGCGGCGGGAGTTCTGGCTGCGCATCAACACCCTGGCCGAACAGGGGGTGACGGTGCTGGTAACCACCCATTTCATGGAAGAGGCCGAATACTGCGACCGTCTGGTCATCATGCAGGCCGGGGAGATCCTGGCTTCAGGCTCGCCGGAGGTGATTCGCCGCCAGACCGATGCGGCGACTCTGGAAGAGGCTTTCATCCAATTGATCGAGCACCACCCATGA
- the mazG gene encoding nucleoside triphosphate pyrophosphohydrolase, with protein sequence MATTSERHPVERLLAIMARLRDPESGCPWDRRQTFESLIPHTLEEAYEVADAIERGDYDDLCDELGDLLLQVVFYARIAEERGLFDFHQVVERLCDKLERRHPHVFAGVRFASEEERKRAWEAVKQAERRAKGRDEAETGVLDDVPVTLPALLQAEEIQNRAARQGFDWVEAAPVFAKVEEELQELREAWASGDEAHICEEVGDLLFVAVNLARHLGVHPETALRQSNRKFARRFRYMERRLAASGRKMTDVPLGDLDALWEEAKEGREA encoded by the coding sequence ATGGCTACCACTTCTGAGCGCCATCCCGTCGAGCGCCTGCTGGCCATCATGGCCCGGCTGCGCGATCCCGAAAGCGGCTGTCCCTGGGACCGCAGGCAGACCTTCGAATCGCTGATCCCCCATACCCTGGAGGAAGCCTACGAGGTTGCCGACGCCATCGAGCGCGGCGATTACGACGATCTGTGCGACGAGCTGGGGGATCTGCTGCTGCAGGTGGTGTTCTACGCCCGCATCGCCGAAGAACGGGGGCTGTTCGATTTCCACCAGGTGGTCGAGCGCCTGTGCGACAAGCTCGAACGCCGTCATCCCCACGTCTTTGCCGGCGTGAGATTCGCCTCCGAGGAAGAACGCAAACGGGCCTGGGAAGCGGTCAAACAGGCCGAACGCCGCGCCAAGGGCAGGGATGAGGCGGAAACCGGCGTTCTCGACGATGTCCCCGTTACGCTGCCGGCCCTGCTCCAGGCCGAAGAAATCCAGAACCGCGCCGCCCGTCAAGGTTTCGACTGGGTGGAGGCAGCGCCGGTGTTCGCCAAGGTCGAGGAGGAACTGCAGGAACTGCGCGAGGCCTGGGCCAGCGGTGACGAGGCCCATATCTGTGAGGAAGTGGGGGATCTGTTGTTCGTCGCCGTCAACCTGGCCCGTCATCTGGGGGTGCATCCGGAAACCGCCCTGCGGCAAAGCAACCGCAAGTTCGCCCGCCGTTTCCGCTACATGGAACGGCGCCTGGCCGCATCCGGACGCAAAATGACCGACGTTCCGCTGGGCGATCTCGACGCCCTCTGGGAAGAGGCCAAGGAAGGCCGTGAGGCTTAG
- a CDS encoding carbohydrate kinase family protein, translated as MSALITGSMAYDTIMVFHDYFKNHILPDQVHILNVSFLVPDLRREFGGCAGNIAYNLKLLGKEPLPMATVGQDFGPYREWLELCGIDQRYLREVEGTYTAQAYITTDLDDNQITAFHPGAMSHAHLNQVPTDAGIEIGIVAPDGRDGMIQHAEQFHEAGIPFIFDPGQGTPMFEGDELLRFIELATWAIFNDYEAKLVQEKTRLTPELISDDVDAVVVTKGAEGSVVYIDRRPIRIPPARVEKVVDPTGCGDAYRAGVLFGLLENYDWETIGAIASLMGAIKVEHAGTQNHRFSLDQFRQRFYDNYGYHF; from the coding sequence ATGAGCGCGCTGATTACCGGTTCCATGGCTTACGACACCATCATGGTGTTTCACGACTATTTCAAGAATCACATCCTGCCGGACCAGGTCCACATCCTGAACGTTTCCTTTCTGGTGCCGGATTTGCGGCGGGAGTTCGGCGGTTGCGCCGGCAACATCGCCTACAATCTGAAGCTGCTGGGCAAGGAGCCGTTGCCGATGGCCACCGTGGGCCAGGATTTCGGCCCCTACCGGGAATGGCTGGAGCTCTGCGGCATCGACCAGCGCTATCTGCGCGAAGTGGAAGGGACCTACACCGCCCAGGCCTACATCACCACCGACCTGGACGACAACCAGATCACCGCCTTCCATCCCGGGGCCATGTCCCACGCCCATCTCAACCAGGTGCCCACCGATGCCGGCATCGAAATCGGCATCGTCGCCCCCGACGGTCGCGACGGCATGATTCAGCACGCCGAGCAGTTCCACGAGGCAGGCATTCCCTTCATCTTCGATCCGGGCCAGGGGACACCCATGTTCGAAGGCGACGAGCTGCTCCGCTTCATCGAACTGGCCACCTGGGCCATCTTCAACGATTACGAAGCCAAGCTGGTACAGGAGAAGACCCGGCTGACCCCGGAACTGATCTCCGACGACGTCGATGCAGTGGTGGTCACCAAGGGAGCCGAGGGCTCGGTGGTCTACATCGACCGCCGGCCGATCCGCATCCCCCCCGCACGGGTGGAGAAGGTGGTCGATCCCACCGGTTGCGGCGACGCCTACCGGGCCGGGGTGCTCTTCGGGCTGCTGGAGAATTACGACTGGGAAACCATCGGCGCCATCGCTTCCCTGATGGGGGCGATCAAGGTGGAACACGCCGGCACCCAGAACCACCGTTTCAGTCTGGACCAGTTCCGCCAGCGTTTCTACGACAACTATGGCTACCACTTCTGA
- a CDS encoding ABC transporter permease has translation MLQRIWHLIVKEFLTLLKDKRSRFVVIVSPLVQLLVFGYAATFDLNHIPYAVYDEDKGERSQQVLARLRGSPVFEEVARIDHDAQIAPLVDRRGVLFVLHFGPYFSARFARGQSPPLQVIIDGRNSNTALITLGYLRTILADFTIERLDLNPPARLVTRAWFNENLQSRWFIVPGIFALLTLVVAMVTTALTVAREREQGTFDQLLVTPLTPFEILIGKTVPPFVIGLLEGSLILVAAVYWFEVPFRGALWLLYAGLAVYLLAAIGVGLMISSLAVTQQQGLMGAFLFIVPAVILSGFATPIENMPEMVQRITLLDPMRYFLVIVRTTFLADPSLSLLWPQFWPMAVISVATLALAAWLFRHRLY, from the coding sequence ATGCTGCAACGGATCTGGCATCTGATCGTCAAGGAATTTTTGACCCTGCTGAAGGACAAGCGCAGCCGCTTCGTGGTCATCGTCTCGCCCCTGGTGCAGCTGCTGGTGTTCGGTTACGCGGCCACCTTCGACCTCAACCACATTCCCTACGCGGTCTATGACGAGGACAAAGGGGAACGGTCGCAGCAGGTGCTGGCGCGGCTGCGGGGCTCGCCGGTGTTCGAGGAGGTCGCCCGGATCGACCATGACGCTCAAATCGCCCCCTTGGTCGACCGGCGCGGGGTGCTGTTTGTGCTCCATTTCGGGCCCTACTTCAGCGCACGCTTCGCCCGCGGTCAGAGCCCACCGCTGCAGGTAATCATCGACGGGCGCAATTCCAACACCGCCCTCATCACCCTCGGCTATCTGCGCACCATTCTGGCGGATTTCACCATCGAACGCCTGGACCTAAATCCGCCGGCGCGGCTGGTGACCCGCGCCTGGTTCAACGAAAACCTGCAGAGCCGCTGGTTCATCGTCCCCGGCATCTTCGCCCTGCTGACCCTGGTGGTGGCCATGGTGACCACCGCCCTGACCGTGGCCCGCGAACGGGAACAGGGCACCTTCGACCAGCTTCTGGTCACGCCCCTGACCCCCTTCGAGATTCTGATCGGCAAGACGGTGCCGCCCTTCGTCATCGGCCTCCTCGAAGGCAGCCTGATCCTGGTCGCGGCAGTGTACTGGTTCGAGGTCCCCTTCCGCGGCGCCCTGTGGCTGCTGTATGCCGGCCTGGCGGTCTATCTGCTGGCGGCCATCGGCGTCGGCCTGATGATCTCCTCCCTGGCGGTGACCCAGCAGCAGGGCCTGATGGGGGCGTTTCTGTTCATCGTCCCGGCGGTGATCCTGTCAGGTTTCGCCACCCCCATCGAGAACATGCCGGAAATGGTCCAGCGCATCACCCTCCTCGATCCGATGCGCTACTTCCTCGTCATCGTCCGCACCACCTTTCTGGCCGACCCATCCCTTTCCCTGCTCTGGCCCCAGTTCTGGCCCATGGCGGTCATCAGCGTGGCAACCCTGGCGCTGGCGGCGTGGCTGTTCCGTCACCGGTTGTATTGA